The Macaca nemestrina isolate mMacNem1 chromosome 1, mMacNem.hap1, whole genome shotgun sequence genome contains the following window.
GGCGCGGGGGGCGGGGGCCGGGCCGGGGAGGCGGGAGGCGGCTCCGCGGGCAGCCAATGGGCGGCGGGCGGGGTGGGGCTCCGGAGCGCCGAGCGGGTCGGGTCTTTAAGCCGGCGGAGCGAGGCGGCGGGGCCCGCAGACGGAGcggagcggcggcggcggcgcggcgcAGGGCGCGGGGCGGCATGGCCACCACCGCGCAGTACCTGCCGCGGGGCCCCGGTGGCGGAGCCGGGGGCACCGGGCCGCTCATGCACCCGGACGccgcggcggcagcggcggcggctgCGGCCGCCGAGCGACTGCACGCAGGGGCCGCGTACCGCGAAGTGCAGAAGCTGATGCACCACGAGTGGCTGGGCGCGGGCGCGGGCCACCCCGTGGGCCTAGCGCACCCCCAGTGGCTACCCAcgggaggaggcggcggcggagACTGGGCCGGGGGCCCGCACCTAGAACACGGCAAGGCGGGCGGCGGCGGCACCGGCCGAGCCGAcgacggcggcggcggcggaggttTCCACGCGCGCCTGGTGCACCAGGGGGCGGCCCACGCGGGCGCGGCATGGGCGCAGGGCAGCACGGCGCACCACTTGGGCCCGGCCATGTCGCCGTCGCCCGGGGCCGGCGGGGGCCACCAGCCCCAGCCGCTCGGGCTGTACGCGCAGGCGGCCTACCcggggggcggcggcggcggcctgGCCGGGATGCTGGCGGCGGGCGGTGGCGGCGCGGGGCCGGGCCTGCACCACGCGCTGCACGAGGACGGCCACGAGGCGCAGCTGGAGCCGTCGCCGCCGCCGCATCTGGGCGCCCACGGACACGCACACGGACATGCACACGCGGGCGGCCTGCACGCGGCGGCGGCGCACCTGCACCCgggcgcgggcggcggcggctCATCGGTGGGCGAGCACTCGGACGAGGATGCTCCCAGCTCGGACGACCTGGAGCAGTTCGCCAAGCAGTTCAAGCAGCGGCGCATCAAGCTGGGCTTCACGCAGGCCGACGTGGGGCTGGCGCTGGGCACGCTCTACGGTAACGTGTTCTCGCAGACCACCATCTGCCGCTTCGAGGCCCTGCAGCTGAGCTTCAAGAACATGTGCAAGCTCAAGCCGCTGCTCAACAAGTGGCTGGAGGAGACCGATTCGTCCAGCGGCAGCCCCACCAACCTGGACAAGATCGCGGCGCAGGGCCGCAAGCGCAAGAAGCGCACGTCCATCGAGGTGGGGGTCAAAGGCGCGCTCGAGAGCCACTTTCTCAAGTGCCCCAAGCCCTCGGCGCACGAGATCACAGGCTTGGCAGACAGCCTGCAGCTGGAGAAGGAGGTGGTGCGCGTCTGGTTCTGCAACCGGCGGCAGAAGGAGAAGCGCATGACCCCTGCGGCCGGCGCGGGCCACCCGCCCATGGACGATGTATACGCGCCTGGGGAGCTAGGGCCCGGCGGGGGCGGCGCATCGCCACCCTCCGcgcccccgccgcccccgccggCGGCgctgcaccaccaccaccaccacacactgCCCGGCTCCGTGCAGTGACCCCGCGGGCCGGGCCCCCGCCGGCGCGCTGCAGGGCGCGGGCGCGCAGCCCGCCCGCGCGGCCTGGACTCTTTTTGTTCGGTTGCTTtggattttacaaaaaaaaaaaacaaaaagcccagaAACTTTCGAACAAAACCAAACACCCGGACGACCCTCTCCGGTGAGCGGCGAAGACGGCCCGGTAGGCTGCGTCGCCCGAGCCCCGGGAGAGAGGAGCGAAGATCCGGAACTTGCCAACTCACCCCGGGCATCCTGCCCGCCGCCTGCTCTCTGCCCCCATCCCCTCGAcgacccccgcccctgccccccgGGCTGTTCGGGGCCGGATCCCGGCAGCGGCCTCCCCAAAGCGACAGGTAACGCGGTGCGGGGTTAGGGATTCCCCGGGAGAGAGGACCAAGCGAGGAGAGTTCTCCATCCCCTCTCCCCGCGTGGACTCCTGAGCCTGCGGGTCCAGGGTGGGGGGCTGTCACTTTATTCGCTACACACCTCTTCTCTCCTATAAGGATGCGCCCCACCCCCTTTTCCCCTTTCTCCGGGCTTGGTTTTTTTACGGTTTTTATTTATTCGTGGAGCCTCTCGGCTCCTGGGGTCCTTCTAACTCCGCCCGCGCCCTTAATTTAAATCGCTGTATACTGTATTTATCGGGGCCCCGGAGGGGAGGTCGCGAGAGCCGCGTCTGTGTATAAAAGCAGGAAATAGCCAAAGCTTTAATCTAGCctaatttatttttccccttatCTTTCCCTACCCTCCGCgcccaaaaaaaaagcaaaaaaaaaaaaaaaaaaaaaaaaaagctaacaaaaAAAATTTCGAGTGTTCATTTTTCATTTCGTTTCATCCGAGCCCCAGCTTGGTTCCCGGCCACGCCGGAGGGGTCTGCGCTCCCACATACCCAGATGGGAAGGGGCCTCTGCCCTGCTGCAGACCGACCGCCGCACAGCGGGGCCCCTGCTCCCCGCGGGGCCCTGCCCTCCTGGCCACACCAAACGAAACTTGGAAAAGttagagagattttttttaaccagCTGTAGAAATAAGCCGTTCCCTGAGAACCCTCCACCTGATTCCCTGCAGCTTCCCTCTGCTCCCTTTCCAGCCCGCCGGGATTGCGGGATGCCAGGGGAGGCCGGGAGAGAAATTCCCCAAGTTTGGGGTGAGGTGGGAACCATGTAAATATGTGAGATATGTACACACTGGCGGGGAGAAGAAACATTTTGtgcttggtttttatttttagttttccgGGTTACCCGTCCTTCCTACCCTAAAGGATTTTGTATACTGACTAATCcgaaaaagatattttaatatgatTTCCGAATTTCTGACCCATCTCTATTTATTTTCTGGATGTGTTTGGAGCTTCCCccttctccatttcttcttctgtttgttaaggtttgaatttaaattttgttattttattttttttattttttgaaacaatgtTTCGGTGCATTCTCTTTGTAtctttattgcaaaaaaaaaaataatgtagacTGGGAAGTTCCctttatatttatgttatagtaaatattttattactcaCATAAACATGTACCCCAGGGCTGTGTCCTGTCCTCTTTACTGCTAGGGCTGGGTGGGTTTTGGGGTGAAGCGATGGGATCCCCTGCTTCACCTCCCTAAAGTTCTGATCTCACTAAGAGATCTTGGAGGAAGATGACCTTGCAGACCTTCCAGATGGATATCAGGACATGGGCAACAGTTGGGCCCCTGCCTCAGGTGCATCAGTTTAGGGAAGATGAAGCTGCCTCGGGTCCCCCTGCCATAGACAGACTCTCCTAGACCAAACCAGGGCCTGGGACAGTGAGCGAAAGACACCACATGGAATTCGGATCAGCCATCGCCCATGCACAACTCGACTGCTCTTCTCCACCAAGAAAGAAGCCCGCCTCGGCCTGGGTCACCAGCCTAGAATCTATAATCCCCCACCTGACACCTCAACCCACAACTTTCATTTCACCTTGCACTCTATATGAGGGGTCTGAGCCAATTTTACCATTTCCAGTCCTAGGGCACCTGCAAGCCTAGTCAGGCCCCACCATCCTACTCCAGCAGGCTCTCCACCCAATCCCCCCTGGATGCACTGTGAGTTCTAACAGCTTAGACAGAGGTGGGTTTCATGGTCCTATGTGAGCTGGGTCAGCCTAGGGAGGGAGCTCTGCCAATTTGCTTGGACAAAGCCAGTCCTACATCTCTGCAAACAAACCACTGCCCCAGCTTCTCTTGGGAGGAAGTggaggcatgagcaactgtgccaCTAGAAAGACCTGATATCTCCTCTCCAAGGGTGGGTACCCAAgaccctcaccaccaccaccactgcaggGAGTGATGGGAAGGAGAGCACAGACCTTCTCAGATGCTGTCTTCTGGAGTGAGTCAGGATATCTGGGGGCAGATCTGGTTCCCAGTGCAGAGCCGCAGACTACCTGGGTTCCAGTCAAgatcttattttctcctttaaagtAACCCTTCTTAAAAATACTGATAAAAGAGCTCTTCCTGCTTCCTCCGTAGAGGCAGTTCTTTTCCCCCCTCAGGAGAAGCCACATGCAGTTTCTCTCACTCTGTGAAGTCAAAGCTTGAAGGCACAATCTCTTAGCTGGGGAGAAAGTTGACCCTAGTGAGGGGGCGTGGGGGGCCCCTCATGCCAGGGAAGCGGCCTAAGTCCAGGCCTGTGAGAGGCCTGGGCTCCAGCTGACAGCGTCAGGGATGTCCAGAGAGGTGTCCCCAGGGCCCCAAGTTGGTGCTCCCTGGTGGAGCAGGGGCCTCGGGATGGCTGTACCATGCTGAGAGTTCTGGTGACTTTCCGCGCTTGGCCCTCACTCTTGGGGCGAATTGTCTCTGCAAGTATAAAGGCTGCCTTGGTTTCCAGaggcccagcccctccctccctgctccttttttctttccctcctcagTCCAGCCAGGTGAGCAAATAGCCCTGTAATTGGCACCTGTGTCTCAGCTGTTCCCCACACTGGTGTTTCCTAAAGAGGAAGATGGGAACCTTCTTCCCTCCCGTGTTTCCTAAAGAGGAAGATGGGAACGTTCGGGCCAGCTGGGCAGTGGCACAGCCAGGAGCCACTGaccaccctgcctcagcctctcatttCCTACTCCACCAAGTACAAAACTTGGAAGCCGCCATACACTCCTCCCTGCTCCCTCATTTCTCCATTCCTGGATTTGTCCCAGCCTCAAGGTTCTGAAATGGAAGTAAATGAAGCTGAGAGCTCCCGCCGCCCGCACGGCCCAGAGCCTCAGCAGGTTTTGAGGTTGGAAAGGGCCACCAGGAAGATGAGGCCTTTCACCGGCCTCTGCCTGCAGCTGACAccaattgattgattgatttccTAATTGTCTGCTTAATCCTCTACAAGAGGGTGGGTTTATTATTTAAGCAAGTCAActcaaaaacagcaaaacaaagcAGGCTCCCAAGAACCAGCAGCAGCTGAGGAGtagaacaaaaaaaatgaaaaaaaaaaaaaagtggaaaaagggatggaagaaaatcTTTTACTTTGCAAGGATTTGGCTTAATGAGACACCAGCGTGGGATAGCTACCCGGTGATCAACCCCTCGGTCGCAGAAGGCCCCTAGATGGTAGGAATCTCAGCACTTCAcaggaaagagaaatatttttcccTGGATAGAATAGAGTTAGGACAAGCACAGCCAACTGTGGGCTTGATGCAGTCTCTCTGTCCAAGGGTATGTGTATCTACCTGCTTATGCCTGAGAGCCTCAGACTTCCTTTTGTTCAAGAGAGGTATGTGTCCCTAGCATCGACCTCCAAGGAAGTTCAAGCTTTCCCTAGCATATTGGGAATTTTCTGATCCCATCTCCCTCCGCATCTCACTTGAACAAAATTATTGTTTATGTTGATGTGACCACAGATTCTGGTAGTTAGAACTCTCTCCCCATGTGAACCTCTGCAAGTTGGTGTAAGAATTTGTATGTATGCTGTTGTGTGTGCAAAGCCACAGCCAATCCCAGAGGTAGGAGAGGGAAATGGAAACCCAGGCCATACTGCTAACGCTTTGAGCTAGAAGAACTTTTGTAGAATGGAGGTTGGCCAATACCAAAGGGAAGGAAAATGGTCATATTGGTCACCTGTGGTCATCAAGGCAAACCCAGAAGGTAGTCTGCCCTGAGGCGTGAGGACATTATATTCTCCCCCACCTACTGCCTGGAAGGTTGCGCTAGTTTATATGTTGCCTGCCTTAGGTCCTATGCAATCATCCCTTGACCCTAGGACTTGACTTGATGTCCATAGGACTAACTGATCCCCAATCACAGCTGCCCACTTAGGGCTGTTTAGAACTCAGCCTCCCCtggagaggctctgggcctccaATGACACACCCAGGGCCAGGCTGCCTCCCTCCCTGGAACTTCCCCTAGCAGGGCTTCAGCTCCAAAAAGGAGACCCACCTAAGCAGAGGATGGAGTGAGAGGAGATTGGTTATCTGGCCTAGTTGCTCTCCTAAGCTCAACCGAGATGATCTACCCAGGGCCTCTGGCTCGGAGACTGAGACCAGAGGTAGCTGGAGGAGCCATCCGTTTTGTCCCTGCCTGTCATATTTGAAGGCTTTGGAGTTGAGCCTTTCAGGGTGTTTGGCCATTCAGGGCTCCCCTTGCTGCCTCTTGAGGCCTCCGTGTGGGAGGACTGCCCTCTATTGGTCCCTGAACTGGGACCTGGCAGCAGTTACCAGAGCCACCTTGAAGCTAAGCGTCCCCTCAAAAAGTCAGCTTCAAGTGGGCTCTTCGAGGACTGCCAGTTAGAGCAGAGGCAACTTTAGCCTCCAAAAGAAGCaagcctgcctctctctctctctctctttctctctctctctctctctttctctctctgtctctctctcacacacacacactgcttaTCCATGACCCTTCCCTCTCATCTTCCACCCCGCCCATTCACACAACCACTCTCAGAAACCCACGATCATATACACCTCCTCTCTCCactcatccccatccccatcacTCCTTCCTTCAGCCAGTTAAAACCCTGATCCAGGCTCTCACCACCTTGCTCACTCACACGCATGCTAAGGCACCCATGGTCACACCCACACCACAGTTTGGGCGGTCTAAGACCAGCTTTCTGGTCTTTGGCACTGAGCTCTTGAGAGTCACTGAGTACCTGGCACATGTAATATTTGATTAAGCACACACAGCCATCCTTTGCAACATTTGACCCGGTCCCCTTTCTCTCAGGATTTCCAAGCACTTGCACCTAAACTGCTTTCCAAACACATTCCTGTCCATCATTGTCCCAGCTCCTCCCAGATCTCTTCCTGCTCCTTTCAGATAATTAAagttaggctgtgtgtttgtatgtatgtgtgatcttattttttaaacacacacccccacacatacatatgcgtgtatatatacaaacacacacagcaaTTAGATCTATCCATTCCTGCCGTAGTCCTTCTTGTGCAGTAAAACCTCAACTATGCATATGCCCCCACATTGCTATGCAATGAACCCAGCATCACCTAGTCACGGGCTCCtgatgtcacacacacacacacacacacacgcacagtgGCACATTCACATGGTTACACTGGCCTTTCTCCAAGGGCATGACCCACCTCCCACTACCCACCCCGCTCCTGGGCATCTGAGCAGGCTCTCCTCAGACGACCTAAGGACCAGGAGAGCTTTCTCCAATCtctccccccaacacacacacgccAGTGGACATGTCTCCCGCTGAGCCTGACCAGGGTGGGTCTGGGTATTATTAGGCTGCAGAGACAGCACGGAGGCATATGGTCTCGTACACAAGAAATAATGTTCATGTTAAATCAGACCTCATGCATAATGCATGGTGCCTGATCTCACATTATTTTGGGTGTTCGTCAAAATCAGTGTTCTTTCTTATGAGGGCTCctgaaaagaagtgaaaaggCATTTGCTAATTACACCCACAGCCTGGACCCAGAGAGCTGGGAGTGCCCCCGGGAGCCTCGCTCTGGCCCCACTTCACCCACCAGTGGGTCCCATCTCTCTGCCCCACTCTGTCTTCCCACTTGGAAGGAGGGGCTGCCTGGGGTTTGTGGCAGGCGTAAGGCCccgtgttatttttatttcttttctctcggCTCTCTGTCCCTGGAGGGTTCTGGGGAATAGCAGTGGCTCTGTCGCTCTCACACCCGATTCATTTGCCGTTTTATGAACTCCCCGTTGATTCATCGCCTCCCTAAGTCAATGATTCACTCCTGATGGCTTTTCAGAAATCCTTCTGCAAAGGCTCCAGATTATTCAGCTCTGAGCAAGAGCAAGAGCTGGAGCAGACCTGGACCCTGCGTTGCCACTGCTCCTATGGCCTGCAATGGGATATTGTCCCCATCCTTGGGCCTTCCCTGGAGCTGGGctggcctggggaggagggagtgCTCCATCCACACAGAAGCTGGTAGAGCTGACCCAAGCAGCTCATGGACAGACCTAGCCCATGGTCAGGCACCCTCCAGCCTCTGTGGGTCACCTGCCTTCTTCCCTTGTCATCACAGTCCCTCCAGAAACTATCCATGCCTCTGAGGAGGTAAAGAGCAGAATGGTGAAAGAGGGGCTTTGGGACCAGACACCTGGGCACAAATCCTGTCTCCACCTCTTAGTTTTGTGACCTTAGGCCAACTACTTACATTTCTGTGGCCCCGTTTCTTGGTATGGTAACAAAGGCAGTTCCCTGATCATAgagttgttttgagaattaagtgGGATAATATGCATATAGAGTTTACATAagtgatgaataaatgaaagctgtttttttgttttgttttgttttgtttttttggagacgaagtctctctctgtggcccaggctggagtgcagtggagcaatctcagctcactgcaacctccacctcccaggttcatgccattctcctgcctcagcctcccgtgtagctgggattacaggtgcctgccaccactcccggctaatttttgtattttttagtacaaaattacaatgctggccaggctggtctccaactcctgacctcagatgatccacccaccttggcctcccaaagtgctgggattacaggtgtgagccaccacacccggcctgagaGCCATTTTATTGTGAGGCCTGAACAGGGCATTGTGCAGAAACAAGTGAACAGGGAAGAAAACCATAAGGTAATGAACTTTTACCATGGACCCCACTCTGTCCAAGGCATTCTGAGATACTTTCCCATCActcctttgtgttttattttcactaCTTCACattaattatttgcattttatagatgaggaaagtggTGCCCagagtgacttgtccaaggcaGCAAGATTTGTTAATGACAGAAGTTGGGATAAAGCCCATTTTCTCTGACTCCCAGAGCCCACTCAGATGCCCTGGATATGGACCTGGGACATGGACTCCCAGGTCCATGGCACCCCCTGCTGGGGCAAACAGTGTGTTCAGTACTTGGGTATTTGCCCAAGGAAGGGGAGGTTCCAGGACTCAGGACTGGGCCAGGGAGAGAAGCTGGGGACCAAGGGTGATGGGATTCATTGGCTAGAAGCTGCTCCTCTCTCCACTACCCCACTATCAGGGTAGGTTTTGAAAACACAGGGACTTGTTTTATCTATCTCTGTGCTCAACATAGGGCTCTTATCTTTCTCTGTGCTCAACGTAAATCTCATGAGGCTCAAGGAAGTTGTGTAACTTGCCTGAGATCATCAAGACCGTCAGGAAGCCCTTCTGATTGATCCACTCCAAGCCGCCACGTACTGAACAGTTACATGTAGCGCCTAAGAACGTGGGCCCTGGCAGCTGCCCA
Protein-coding sequences here:
- the LOC105494760 gene encoding POU domain, class 3, transcription factor 1, giving the protein MATTAQYLPRGPGGGAGGTGPLMHPDAAAAAAAAAAAERLHAGAAYREVQKLMHHEWLGAGAGHPVGLAHPQWLPTGGGGGGDWAGGPHLEHGKAGGGGTGRADDGGGGGGFHARLVHQGAAHAGAAWAQGSTAHHLGPAMSPSPGAGGGHQPQPLGLYAQAAYPGGGGGGLAGMLAAGGGGAGPGLHHALHEDGHEAQLEPSPPPHLGAHGHAHGHAHAGGLHAAAAHLHPGAGGGGSSVGEHSDEDAPSSDDLEQFAKQFKQRRIKLGFTQADVGLALGTLYGNVFSQTTICRFEALQLSFKNMCKLKPLLNKWLEETDSSSGSPTNLDKIAAQGRKRKKRTSIEVGVKGALESHFLKCPKPSAHEITGLADSLQLEKEVVRVWFCNRRQKEKRMTPAAGAGHPPMDDVYAPGELGPGGGGASPPSAPPPPPPAALHHHHHHTLPGSVQ